A portion of the Stella humosa genome contains these proteins:
- a CDS encoding DUF6867 family protein codes for MLEDILGTRLPVFIGLTLILFGGTAFMTGQAVASTWKPWWQIVPYAFLLGLGDRFLSYALFQAELLSWTGYVVHSLILLAIAGFAYRVTRAHRLVSQYPWLYERAGLLSWRDRRG; via the coding sequence ATGCTGGAGGATATCCTCGGCACGCGGCTGCCGGTCTTCATCGGGCTGACGCTGATCCTGTTCGGCGGCACCGCGTTCATGACGGGGCAGGCGGTCGCTTCGACCTGGAAGCCCTGGTGGCAGATCGTCCCCTACGCGTTCCTGCTCGGGCTGGGTGATCGCTTCCTGTCCTATGCCCTGTTCCAGGCGGAATTGCTGTCCTGGACGGGGTATGTGGTCCACTCGCTGATCCTGCTGGCGATCGCCGGGTTCGCCTATCGCGTGACCCGCGCGCACCGGCTGGTCAGCCAGTATCCCTGGCTTTACGAGCGGGCAGGACTGCTTTCATGGCGCGACCGTCGCGGGTGA